The Afifella aestuarii DNA segment GCTATTCGAGGCGCCGCGTATCTACGCATGCATGATGCGTCTGACAAGGGTGTCGGGAAGATTTCCTGGAAAAGTGCAAGCCTGTCGCAAGATCGGCATTTGTCGGCGCGGCGTTCCGGGGCCGTTGCCACGTTTCGAGGCGGTCTTGCTGCTTCTAATCGGACCCTGAAGGGCGGCTCGAGCGGAGGTATAGAGAGGACGCGCGGGGAGGTCGGACGCAAAGCGCCCGGAGGGGCGGTCCGCCGTGGGGGGCAGTGCGTAGGGGCCTTCACAAGGGCCGTCCACGAGGCCGTCCACCGGGGCCGTCCGCAGGAGCCGCCTGCAAGAGCCGCCCGCATGGATCGTGCACAAAGGGGGGCAAAGGGAACCGCCAGAGACAAAGCCCGTAGGGGGCTCACGAGGGCGCCTTCAGGGGGGCTCAAGGTGCCGGCGGTCTTGACTTTCGGGGCCTGCTGATCTTTATGCGGCACATATCGGCGTGGGCTTTGCCCGGCGCCGTTTTGCTTTGGCCGCAAGCGGCCCCATATCAACCGGTTCAGACTGAACAAAAAGCCGATCCGGCGGGCCACCGCCAGGACGGGAATTGAGGACGAAATGTTCGCAGTCATCAAAACCGGCGGCAAGCAATATCGCGTAGCCGCCGATACGCTTCTGGAAGTCGAAAAGCTCGCAGGCGATGCCGGCGACACGGTCACCTTCGAAGAGGTGCTCATGGTCGGCGGCGAGGGCGATCCGAAGATCGGTTCGCCGTTTGTCGGCGGCGCCGCCGTCACCGCGGAAATCGTGGAGCATACGCGCGGCCGCAAGGTCATCATCTTCAAGAAGCGCCGGCGGCAGAATTCGCGCCGCAAGAACGGCCATCGCCAGGATTACACGCTCATCCGCGTGACCGACATCCTGACCGACGGCAAGAAGCCTTCGAAGGCGAAGAAGGCGGCGCCGAAGGACGAGGCGAAGCCGGCCGAGACGAAGGCGGACGCCCCGGTGGAGACGAAGGCCGAGACGAAAGCGGCCGAAAAGGCGGAAGCCAAGAAGCCTGCCAAGGACGCCGAGACGGACGGTGCCGTCTTCGAGGCGCCGGCGGGCGAGCCGGACGACCTGAAGAAGCTGAGCGGCGTCGGCCCGGCGATGGAAAAGAAGCTGAATGCGGCCGGCGTCACGCGCTACGACCAGATCGCCGGCTTTTCGAAGGACGACCTTCAGAAGCTGGACGAGGCTCTGAAGCTCAAGGGCAAGGCCGAAAACGAGGATTGGGTCGCGCAGGCCAAGACCCTCGCTGACGAATCGAAGGAGAAGTAACCATGGCGCACAAAAAAGCAGGCGGCTCTTCGAGAAACGGCCGCGATACCGCTGGCCGGCGCCTCGGCGTCAAGAAGTTCGGTGGCGAAGCGGTCGTCTCCGGCAACATCATCGTTCGCCAGCGCGGCACGCAGTGGCATCCGGGCCAGAATGTCGGGCTTGGCAAGGACCACACGATCTTCGCGCTGACCGACGGACGCGTGGAATTCCACAAGGGCCTCAAGGGGCGCACCTATATTTCGGTGCTGCCGCCGGTGGAGGCTGCCGAATAGCTGCGTTGCGACGCGGCCTCCCGCCGATCCAGCGCAAGTGATGAAGGGGAAGCGGGCGACCGCTTCCCCTTTTCGATTCGGGGCCCTGTTTTGCGGTTCGCCCGCCTCGGGTGCTGCCGGGCAGGGGGCGCCCGCCGGCCTTTGCCGAAATCTCAGAAGAGGCCGCAAGGTTCTGGCCCGCAAGGTTGACGAGACGATGCATTCACCGCTCAGCGATTTGACCACCGAACGGCTCGTTCTGACGCCGAAGCGCACCCGTCATCTCGCCACCCTCGATCACCTCAAGAACGATTGGGAGGTGGTGCGCATGCTGGCGATGCCGGCCTGGCCGTTCGTGCAGCGCTCCGAGCAGGTGGAGCAGGACGAGGGTTTTCACCATCTCACGATGCTCTGCGGGAAGCAGATCGTCGGCGAGGTGACGGTGAAGCGCGCCGGATCGGGCACGCCGCCGCGCAAGATGCCGCGTCTCGGCTATTTCGTCGGCCGGCCGTTCTGGGGGCGCGGGTATGCGACGGAAGCGCTGGCCGCGACGGTGGCTGCGATCTTCGATCGACCCGGTTTCGGCGGCGATGCGCCGGCCGAGAGGGTGGGGGCGGGTGTCTTCGTCGACAATCCCGCCTCGCGCCGGGTTCTGGAAAAGCTCGGCTTTACGAAGTCGGGCAGCTATTCGCTCTATTGCCGGGCCCGCGACAGTGACGTCGATGTCGACGACATGCAGGTGACCCGGTCCGAATTTGAGACCGTTGGAGGCAGAACGCCATGAAGTTCCTCGACCAGGCGAAGGTCTATCTGCGCTCCGGCGACGGCGGTTCGGGATCCGTCTCGTTCCGGCGCGAAAAGTTCATCGAATTCGGCGGGCCGGACGGCGGAGACGGCGGTCGCGGCGGCGATGTGTGGCTGGAGGCGGTCGACGGGCTCAACACGCTCATCGACTATCGCTACCAGCAGCATTTCAAGGCGGAGCGCGGCGGCCACGGCATGGGCCGCAACCGCACCGGTGCCGGCGGCAAGGACGTGGTCTTGAAGGTGCCGGTCGGAACGCAGGTCTTTGCCGAAGACAACGAGACGATTCTCGCCGATCTCGACCATGTCGGCGAGCGGGTGAAGCTTCTCCATGGCGGCAATGGCGGCTTCGGCAACATCCATTTCAAGAGCTCCATCAACCAGGCGCCGCGGCGTGCCAATCCCGGCCAGGAAGGCCAGGAGATGTGGGTGTGGCTGCGCCTGAAGCTGATCGCCGATATCGGGCTCGTCGGTCTGCCGAACGCCGGAAAGTCGACGTTTCTTGCCCGCGTTTCGGCGGCAAAGCCGAAGATCGCCGATTATCCCTTCACGACGCTGCATCCCAATCTCGGCGTCGTGCGCCACAAGGGCGGCGAATTCGTGCTCGCGGACATTCCGGGCCTGATCGAAGGCGCGCATGACGGGGCGGGGATCGGCGACCGGTTCTTAGGCCATATCGAACGCTGCCGTGCGCTTCTGCATCTCGTCGATGCCTCGGGCGATCCCGCGGCCGCCTATCGCACGGTGCGCGAAGAACTTAACGCCTACGGCCACGGTCTTGCCGAAAAGCCGGTCATTGTCGCGTTGTCGCGCGTCGACCTTCTCGACGAGGGCGCGCGGGAGGTGGCGATTTCAGAGATCGTCGACGCGTCGGGCAAAGAGCCGTTCCTGGTGTCTGCCGGGACGGGCGAAGGCGTCTCGGAGGTTCTCGACGCCTGCCTTGCGGCGCTGCCGCGCGGCGGCAAGAAGGACGCGGAAGAGGACGGCGAATGGACGCCGCTCTCATGAGGCGCGTTCTTTGATGAGACGGGTTTTGCCCGGCGTGGGAGCGTGGGCAAGCGTCGGGGGGGCCGGCTGCGGTGCCGGGAGCCGGGCGAGGGGGCAATGAGAAAGCTATCGGGTTACAAGCGCATCGTCGTCAAAGTGGGCTCCGCCCTTCTGGTGGAGCGCGGCGGCGGCGTGCGCCGCGACTGGCTCGGTTCGCTGGCCGCCGATCTCGCGGCTTTGCGCCTGGAGGGGGCGGAATGCCTCGTCGTCTCGTCCGGGGCCATCGCGCTCGGGCGCGGGCGGCTTTCCCTCAACGGCCGGCGCTTCAAGCTGGAAGAGGCGCAGGCCGCGGCGGCCGTCGGCCAGATCGCGCTGGCAAAGGCCTGGGCAGAGGAGCTGCAGACGCGCGAGATCCATGCCGCGCAGGTGCTCCTGACGTTGGGCGACACCGAAGAGCGGCGGCGCTATCTCAATGCGCGCGCCACTTTGACGACGCTTCTCGGGATGGCCGTCGTGCCGGTCGTCAACGAGAACGATACGGTGGCGACGACCGAAATCCGCTACGGCGACAACGACCGGCTGGCGGCGCGCGTCGCGGCGATGGTCGGCGCCGATCTTCTGGTGCTCTTGTCGGATGTCGACGGGCTTTATTCGGCCCCTCCGGCGCAGGACGCCAATGCCCATCTCATTCCCGAGGTGACGGCGATCACGCCCGAGATCGAGGCGATGGCAGGCGACGCCGGCTCGGAATTGTCGCGCGGCGGCATGCGCACCAAGGTCGAGGCGGCGAAGATTGCGGTCGCGGCCGGCGCCGCCATGGTGATCGGCTCCGGCCATCACCTCAATCCGCTGACGCGCATCGACAGCGGGGCGCCCGTCACCTGGTTCCGGCCGCAGACGACGCCCGCTACGGCACGAAAAGCCTGGATTGCGGGGCATCTGGAGCCGAAGGGCTCGCTCAGCCTCGATGCGGGTGCGGTGAAGGCGCTCAGGGCGGGGCGGTCGCTGCTGCCGCCGGGCGTCAGCGGTTTTTCCGGTCATTTCGCCCGCGGCGATACGGTGCTTCTCGTCGATCCTGAGGGGATCGAGATCGGCCGTGGCATCGTCGGCTACGATGCCGACGAAGCGGCGCAGATCATCGGGCACCAATCTAAGGAGATCTCCGAAATTCTCGGCTATGTGCGGCGCTCGGCGATCGTCCATCACGACGATCTCGTGCTCCGAGAGACGTGAGCGGCAAACCTTGCCCCTCTTGCGCCTGCCGCGCTAACAGCACTTGTTCCCCTCCAAAAACGTGGAGACGAAGATGGTTTTCGCAGCCCTGCGACAGAACAACGACGCCGCTGCCTTGATGGCTGAAATGGGCATTCGTGCCCGCGCGGCTTCGCGACCGCTTGGGCTTGCGACGACGGACGAGAAGAATACGGCGCTTCGCGCGATGGCGGATGCCGTACGCGGACGGGCCGACGAAATTCTGGAGGCCAATGCGCGCGATATGCAGCGCGGCGAGGCGGAGGGTCTCGCGCCGGCGATGCTCGACCGGCTGAAGCTCGATGCGGCGCGCATCGAGGCGATTGCGAAGAGCCTTGAAGAGGTGGCGGCGCTGCCCGATCCGGTCGGTGACGTAATCGCCTCCTGGGAGCGGCCGAACGGGCTCAAGATTTCGCGCGTGCGCACGCCGCTCGGCGTCATCGGCGTGATCTATGAAAGCCGCCCGAACGTCACCGCCGATGCGGGCGCGCTCTGTCTCAAGGCGGGCAATGCCGTCATCTTGCGCGGGGGCTCGGATTCGCTCGAGAGTTCTTCGGCGATCCATGCCTGCCTCAGCGAGGGGCTGCGCGTCGCCGGGCTGCCGGAGGATGCGATCCAGCTCGTGCCGCTGCGCGACCGTGCGGCCGTCGGTGAAATGCTCGCAGGCCTTGCCGGCAATCTCGACGTCATCGTGCCGCGCGGCGGGCGCAGCCTGGTGGAGCGGGTGCAGAAGGAGGCACGCGTGCCGGTCTTCGCGCATCTGGAAGGCGTCTGCCACGTTTATGTGCATGAGGCGGCAGACCTGCAGATGGCGGTGGACGTGACCGTCAATTCCAAGCTCCGGCGCACGGGCATTTGCGGGGCGGCGGAGACGCTTCTCGTCGACCAGGCCGTTGCCAAGACGCATCTCGAGCCGATCCTGTCGGCGCTTTCGATGGGCGGCTGCGAGATCCGCGGCGACGAGAGCGTTCGGGCGCTCTTCCCGCAGGCCCATGCGGCGAGCGAGGAGGACTGGCCGAAGGAATATCTCGACAAGATCATCGCCGTGAAGGTGGTGAACGGCGTCGAGGCGGCGAGCGAGCATATCGCCCGCTACGGCTCTGGGCATACGGAGACGATCATCACGCAGGATGAGGCGGCCGCCCGCCGTTTCATGGCGCTCGTCGATTCCGCCATCGTGCTGCACAACGCCTCCACCCAATTCGCCGATGGCGGCGAATTCGGCATGGGCGCGGAGATCGGCATCGCGACGGGGCGGATGCATGCGCGCGGGCCCGTCGGCGTGGAGCAGCTGACGAGCTTCAAATACTGCGTTTATGGCAGCGGCCAGACACGGCCCTAGGCGCGAGGCGCAACGATCTCCCGTTCGATCCATATCGCCCGCGACAGCCGGATTTACGAGGGCCTCCCGCCGCATGGGCGGGGGCAGCGGATCGGGCTTTATGGCGGCTCGTTCAATCCGCCGCATATCGGGCACCGGCAGGTGGCGCTGCGGGCGCTGCGGCTTTTGCAGCTCGATCAGGTGTGGTGGCTGGTGACGCCGGGCAATCCGTTGAAGGCGCCGCATGGCTTAAAGCCGCTGCGGGAGCGCCTGGAAGCGACGGCGCGGATTGCCAGCCATCCGCGCTTCAAGGTGACGGCGATCGAAAACCGCTGGCACATCCGCTTCACGGCCGATCTCGTGACGCGACTTGCGGCGCGCGAGCCGGCGACGCGCTTCGTCTGGATCATGGGCGGCGACAATCTCCAGAACTTTCATCTGTGGGAAAGCTGGCAGGAGATCGCCGCGAGCGTGCCGATCGCCATCGTCCCGCGGCCGGGGTCTTTGAGCGCGCCGCTGGCCGCGCCGGCAGCGCGGGTTCTCGCACCTTATCGCCAGGGCAACGAATCGGCGGCCTGCCTCGCCGACCTGAGAGCGCCCGCCTTCGTCGTCCTGCCCGGTCCGCGCACGCCGGTTTCGTCGACGGCTTTGCGGGCCGCGAGCGGCTGACTTGCGCTAAGGCTATGCCGGAAAGCGCGATTTTTCGCGTCACATCGTCCATGACAGGCCTCTCCAGGAGAGATTGGACTTGAAACCGTCATGGTGTCGTTTCTATCTTTAAGGGGTGACACAACGTCACCGTAGGCATGTGGCTTACTTTTGGCCCGGCCTATTCACGGCAGGAAGGAAAGAGGATCTTACTCCTGACTACTAGCCAGAGCGAGGCGAGCATTCCGATGTTTGCGCCTCACGCGTCTCATGCCGGCGCCAACCTTATAGCGGCGGATGAGCTGAAAACCGTCCTCTCGAGCCTGGATGATGCGAAGGCCGAGGATGTTGTGACCATCGACATCGCCGGGAAATCCGCTTTGGGGGATCACATGGTGGTCGCCTCGGGGCGCTCGCATCGCCATGTCGGCGCCATCGCCGAAAGGGTGATCAGCGAGCTCAAGGGCCTCGGCCATAACATTCCCCGCGTCGAAGGGCTGCCCCATTGCGACTGGGTGCTGATCGATACCGGGGACGTGATCGTCCATGTCTTCCGTCCGGAAGTTCGCGAGTTCTACAATCT contains these protein-coding regions:
- a CDS encoding nicotinate-nucleotide adenylyltransferase; its protein translation is MYEGLPPHGRGQRIGLYGGSFNPPHIGHRQVALRALRLLQLDQVWWLVTPGNPLKAPHGLKPLRERLEATARIASHPRFKVTAIENRWHIRFTADLVTRLAAREPATRFVWIMGGDNLQNFHLWESWQEIAASVPIAIVPRPGSLSAPLAAPAARVLAPYRQGNESAACLADLRAPAFVVLPGPRTPVSSTALRAASG
- the obgE gene encoding GTPase ObgE, giving the protein MKFLDQAKVYLRSGDGGSGSVSFRREKFIEFGGPDGGDGGRGGDVWLEAVDGLNTLIDYRYQQHFKAERGGHGMGRNRTGAGGKDVVLKVPVGTQVFAEDNETILADLDHVGERVKLLHGGNGGFGNIHFKSSINQAPRRANPGQEGQEMWVWLRLKLIADIGLVGLPNAGKSTFLARVSAAKPKIADYPFTTLHPNLGVVRHKGGEFVLADIPGLIEGAHDGAGIGDRFLGHIERCRALLHLVDASGDPAAAYRTVREELNAYGHGLAEKPVIVALSRVDLLDEGAREVAISEIVDASGKEPFLVSAGTGEGVSEVLDACLAALPRGGKKDAEEDGEWTPLS
- the rsfS gene encoding ribosome silencing factor; translation: MFAPHASHAGANLIAADELKTVLSSLDDAKAEDVVTIDIAGKSALGDHMVVASGRSHRHVGAIAERVISELKGLGHNIPRVEGLPHCDWVLIDTGDVIVHVFRPEVREFYNLEKMWSAEPYAERRVQG
- the rpmA gene encoding 50S ribosomal protein L27, which produces MAHKKAGGSSRNGRDTAGRRLGVKKFGGEAVVSGNIIVRQRGTQWHPGQNVGLGKDHTIFALTDGRVEFHKGLKGRTYISVLPPVEAAE
- a CDS encoding 50S ribosomal protein L21, with protein sequence MFAVIKTGGKQYRVAADTLLEVEKLAGDAGDTVTFEEVLMVGGEGDPKIGSPFVGGAAVTAEIVEHTRGRKVIIFKKRRRQNSRRKNGHRQDYTLIRVTDILTDGKKPSKAKKAAPKDEAKPAETKADAPVETKAETKAAEKAEAKKPAKDAETDGAVFEAPAGEPDDLKKLSGVGPAMEKKLNAAGVTRYDQIAGFSKDDLQKLDEALKLKGKAENEDWVAQAKTLADESKEK
- a CDS encoding GNAT family N-acetyltransferase, which translates into the protein MHSPLSDLTTERLVLTPKRTRHLATLDHLKNDWEVVRMLAMPAWPFVQRSEQVEQDEGFHHLTMLCGKQIVGEVTVKRAGSGTPPRKMPRLGYFVGRPFWGRGYATEALAATVAAIFDRPGFGGDAPAERVGAGVFVDNPASRRVLEKLGFTKSGSYSLYCRARDSDVDVDDMQVTRSEFETVGGRTP
- the proB gene encoding glutamate 5-kinase, whose amino-acid sequence is MRKLSGYKRIVVKVGSALLVERGGGVRRDWLGSLAADLAALRLEGAECLVVSSGAIALGRGRLSLNGRRFKLEEAQAAAAVGQIALAKAWAEELQTREIHAAQVLLTLGDTEERRRYLNARATLTTLLGMAVVPVVNENDTVATTEIRYGDNDRLAARVAAMVGADLLVLLSDVDGLYSAPPAQDANAHLIPEVTAITPEIEAMAGDAGSELSRGGMRTKVEAAKIAVAAGAAMVIGSGHHLNPLTRIDSGAPVTWFRPQTTPATARKAWIAGHLEPKGSLSLDAGAVKALRAGRSLLPPGVSGFSGHFARGDTVLLVDPEGIEIGRGIVGYDADEAAQIIGHQSKEISEILGYVRRSAIVHHDDLVLRET
- a CDS encoding glutamate-5-semialdehyde dehydrogenase; this translates as MVFAALRQNNDAAALMAEMGIRARAASRPLGLATTDEKNTALRAMADAVRGRADEILEANARDMQRGEAEGLAPAMLDRLKLDAARIEAIAKSLEEVAALPDPVGDVIASWERPNGLKISRVRTPLGVIGVIYESRPNVTADAGALCLKAGNAVILRGGSDSLESSSAIHACLSEGLRVAGLPEDAIQLVPLRDRAAVGEMLAGLAGNLDVIVPRGGRSLVERVQKEARVPVFAHLEGVCHVYVHEAADLQMAVDVTVNSKLRRTGICGAAETLLVDQAVAKTHLEPILSALSMGGCEIRGDESVRALFPQAHAASEEDWPKEYLDKIIAVKVVNGVEAASEHIARYGSGHTETIITQDEAAARRFMALVDSAIVLHNASTQFADGGEFGMGAEIGIATGRMHARGPVGVEQLTSFKYCVYGSGQTRP